From a single Erpetoichthys calabaricus chromosome 1, fErpCal1.3, whole genome shotgun sequence genomic region:
- the LOC114646658 gene encoding G-protein coupled receptor 15-like, with amino-acid sequence MDSTTGGSTTRYLDDPTDYTEDYFTITTKDDLFFESQDFVSAIMVLYIFIFLIGMMGNIAVIHIMSMKKRKRRLADIFITHLAIADLVFLITLPLWTIDLGQSDGWPFGNFMCKLTSYITSVNMFSSIFFLTCMSADRYKVIVLTKNSKVTRSKKYTQITTLAVWLLSALLGMHVFVYRRVIEIRGKQCCIDEYSASRTVFRLVTRVIAFFLPLIIITMCYCSIALKLNKHFTRMNKDEKRKRRSVMTGLCIVALFVIAWLPFNILTLIQTLIQSNYFHLETRSQSILNYSESFATCLAFSNSCVNPFICLIFDKFFQKALRKMFACHITHMLMARRISLSSSVSNSERDSVVSREMSALGM; translated from the exons ATGGATAGCACCACGGGCGGCAGCACCACCCGGTATTTGGACGACCCCACGGACTATACAGAGGATTATTTTACTATAACTACAAAGGATGACTTATTTTTTGAGAGCCAAGATTTTGTTTCAGCTATTATGGTTCTTTATATCTTTATTTTCCTTATTGGGATGATGGGAAACATTGCTGTGATACACATAATGtcaatgaagaaaaggaaaaggcgGCTTGCTGATATTTTTATCACTCATTTAGCAATTGCTGATTTGGTTTTCCTCATTACTTTGCCACTATGGACAATTGACCTGGGACAGAGTGACGGCTGGCCATTTGGCAATTTTATGTGCAAGCTCACCTCCTATATTACCTCCGTCAACATGTTTTCCAGCATTTTCTTCTTGACATGCATGAGCGCTGACAGGTACAAAGTTATTGTTCTAACGAAAAACAGCAAGGTCACCAGATCCAAAAAGTATACACAAATAACAACTCTTGCAGTGTGGCTACTCTCAGCCCTTCTAGGCATGCATGTCTTTGTCTACAGAAGAGTCATTGAGATCCGGGGAAAACAATGTTGTATCGATGAGTATTCTGCATCCAGGACTGTGTTTAGACTGGTAACAAGGGTCATTGCCTTTTTCCTGCCTCTTATAATCATAACCATGTGTTACTGTTCCATAGCTTTGAAGCTCAACAAGCATTTTACACGCATGAATAAAGacgagaaaagaaagagaagatcTGTTATGACCGGACTCTGCATTGTAGCCTTGTTTGTTATAGCCTGGTTGCCCTTCAATATTTTGACCCTGATCCAGACATTAATCCAATCCAATTATTTTCATCTTGAAACTAGAAGCCAAAGCATCCTGAACTACTCTGAGAGTTTTGCAACCTGTCTGGCATTCAGCAACAGTTGTGTCAACCCCTTCATATGTCTAATTTTTGACAAATTTTTCCAAAAAGCCCTTCGCAAAATGTTTGCATGCCACATTACTCATATGCTGATGGCAAGGAGGATCAGTCTCAGTTCTTCTGTTTCAAACAGCGAAAGAGACTCAGTGGTGTCTAGGGAGATGTCAGCACTGG GGATGTAA